In the genome of Arachis stenosperma cultivar V10309 chromosome 2, arast.V10309.gnm1.PFL2, whole genome shotgun sequence, the window tttttttttttggtcagaTGGATTAGACAGCCCCTAATCCTAGGCATTACTCATGTATTACACACCCACTCAacacactcacacacactaCATGAGTTTACTTAAGGGTTCATATTACCTCTACTAGGATTTGAACCCGGATGCAGCTACTTGCGAGGCAACAGATCGTGCCACTAGCCCAAGCCTCGGCTGCCGTCCTTAACATTAATTACACAATTGGTCCGTTAATATCCGAACCTACGTGATAACAAAATCACTCTAAATCTATCTAGACTCTAGAGTGTAGCCCAATCTTTTTTGttaagaaatggaaaaaaaaaacccttACACACCCCTCGGTGCCCTCAGAATTTCATTCCACCCAGCATACTGACACATTGTAGTAACccacagaaaaagaaagggTTGTTCCATCATTCTTCCTTTCTGGCTGGCGGAGCTACCATAGCTGCCGGAAGATTGGAAGTCGAGAACTTTTGATTAAGATTTAGTTAAAGCATGTTTAGTTTACATCCAAAATTTATTTTGGATGCCAAAGATCAGTTACTTTTCCACCCTCCTTTATTTGTTGCTTTTAGTTTTGGTTCATTTGAAACTTTTTGTCTTATATTTAGGATATGGTGGTTCCTAACAAGTAGTTTTCTGTGGTTCAATGGATACGAGGTTGCTGTTTTGGCATTGCAAACATGATTTTGATGAGTTTCTCTATCCTGTGTAAATAAGACTTGGGTTTTGAAACATATTAAAAATGCAAATAGGCTAGATCATAATGAAATGAGTATAGTTATCAAATTAAGAGTTAAGACTATTGTACTTGAGCAGTGATCATTATGCAATTTGATAAACCTTTACTTCTAGATTTGTTCTGTTCTGCATATGCACGTGTGTGTTGAAACAATGATTTATGTGTTTACAAATATATGCTGGTTAATAGAATGAAAGAAACATTATACTATTCCCTTCTTCTTCAGGTTCTGCTGCAGCATTTAATAACCCCTCATTTATTTGTGTTTTCTCCTAGTGTATGATTTAACTAATTCTACAATACTCTTATTGCAGGATATATCATTTTTTACTCTGAAACAGTTGGTGATTTGATAGATTGTAAACAAGTGTCAAGAGTTGTTGAAAATGATCTTAATTTCATATTGTGCAATTTCTTCAGGGTGAATTAGTTGTGGAAGATCATCCCACATGTTAAAAGACTTAAATTAgttttctcattttgttaggGACAGGTTTATTAATCTACTTGGTGATTTTGTCTTGGCCACTTAGTTTATGTACATTGATGATATGTACACTGAGGCAACATGTCTAAAAAAGAAGTGTATCTATTAAAACATAATGTTCATGAATGTCATGACTTGCTCTTGATTGATTTACACAATAGAGGCTAATTAATTTTCATTTTAGAGAAGATGTCAATCTGTAAAAGAGTAATATAGGTGCATGTAACgctaagaaattaatttttattagttaatattagttcattttaaatattaaattttaaattataaatcataaatttttatttttaaattttaaatttaaaaaaaatgagaatttttataattaaaaaaattgattaatattGAGTAACTAAAATTAGTTTCTTATATTTTCTTTGTACTAAATATAAGATTTGTTTGTGAATTGGTGTATAGAAATTAAATGATATCTTAGGATAAGAAGCGTGAATTGATTGTAAACTCATCATAATTCCTaaatgattttttgaaaagataatacAAATTTTGGTAGATATTTTCTTATGTATTTATAAAATACTACGTAGAGAATTTTCAAAAGCTTTAAAATGTGAATTTGGTAGACTATTTTTAAGAGATAGGCATTAAGTTCTGCATGAAATTTAAAAggtatattaattaaaaaatattactttttcgacatcttttgtatatttttatatgattaaTAGTATATTACgcaaaactaattttttttttaagagatTTTCGGCACCCAAAAGATAAAGATCTAATTTTTACAATTAAGTTTTGGAAAAATTTAAAGTATATTGAAGAACACCaatattctaattattttaatcgttaattttaattaatatatattatatatatttttaataatttagatTAACAATTAAAACAACTAAAATATCAGTATTCTTGTTATATTTAAAACTCTTCGGTAAGGTTTTTTGTTAGAATCTAAGGTTAGCCCACACGGCTCAAGCCCATAAAAGCAAAAGCTCCTCACCCAATTATAAAATACTCCCAAACACCCAAACCCTAATCTGCTATCTCTGTCCGCCGAGCCCTACGTTCACTTCACATTCGATTGAAAATGACAACCCGCTTGAAGAAGAATCGCAAGAAGCGCGGTCACGTGAGCGCTGGGCATGGTCGTATCGGAAAGCACCGCAAGCATCCTGGAGGTCGTGGTAACGCCGGTGGCATGCACCACCACCGAATCCTATTTGACAAGTACCATCCCGGATACTTCGGTAAGGTAGGTATGCGCTACTTCAACAAGCATCGCAACAAGTTTTACTGTCCAACCGTTAACATTGACCAACTCTGGTCACTCGTCCCGCAAGAGGTGAAGGATAAGGCTTCCGCGGAGAAGAAGGCTCCGTTGATCGATGTCACGCAGAACGGTTACTTCAAGGTCTTGGGAAAAGGTGTGCTCCCTCAGAACCAGCCTGTTGTCGTCAAGGCTAAGCTTATTTCCAAGCTCGCTGAGAAGAAGATCAAGGACAATGGCGGCGCCGTCCTTCTCACCGCATAAGTttctttttaatctttttttcgttttcttgtGATCTGTTCGATCTTTTTATCTGGGATCTGTTTTGAGACTGTTACACTGATTTCTTTGATTTAGatgttagttttaattttacttaCTGTTATGGATATTTTTTAGAATGCACACAGGAAAACCTGCTTGGTTCAATTCAATATAATTTTAGTTACCTTTTCGAAGGGGTTTCTCCTTAATTACACAATACATAAACACTTTGCATCTCTCATCAGTTTTTAGGGTTGGGAGAGCCAAGGACATTCAAGGGTGCTTGGCCAGCAGATCCCCTAGCATGTGCTGCCTCCGCTGCTACCATTGATTTCTTTATCTGTTGAACATATAACAAATAAACGAAATAAtaattgtaataataataataacaattattCATCTAACaggtaaaaaatataattactaGATTAAagtggaagaaaaaaaaaacacttacaGCCGGTAAAAAATATAAGAGTTAAATCTCAGAGTAATTTGAACTTACACTCGAGGTTAATCTCTCAAATTAATAATTACTCAAATTCATTTTTGAAATTGTCCTCGACACTAAAACTAGgtcattttatatttatatagagAAAAAAAGGAATCCCAGGCTTtccctttcctttcctctttcctTCCCTTCCAAATTGTATCCAATTCACAAAACATTGAAAATTCAAATACAATAATTGAATCAAATTGGCTAAGCTTTGTGATGAtcatgaaaaaaaataacatacaAAATTCAGatgaataaaacaaaattcactTCATCAGAAAAATGGAGTCTGAAAATTAGAAACATTATAAAAGGCTGAAAAGGCAATAGAGCTTCACAAAAGGAAATCATAATTTGTATCTGAAAAGAAGATAGACCATGACTGTAACCTTTCTCTCTTCGGTTATTTCCTCTTAAAAAAGAGTGACAATTCTTTtcatcttttattatttttctgtgattAACAAATTATTGTTTTGTTTCATTTGAGTTACTCACAAAATCCTGCTTTTTATTGGCACGGATTGccgaaaaggaaagaaaaagaataagagaaATTGGGAATGGGccgaaaaggaaagaaaaaggaCAGGAGAAATTGGGAATGGGTTGGAGAAGAAAAATGGGAGCGTGAAAGGGAAATTGGGCAACGGTTGAGGAAGGAAAAAAGGACcggaaaagaaaaggaaaattggGTTGAGGAAGGAAAAAAGGACCGTGGGAAAATTGGAAATGGAGAAagggaaagagaaaaagaaaaagagaaattgGGAATGGGTTGGAGAAGAAAAAGGGGAGCGTGAATgggaaaaaaaaagggaaattGGGTAAGGGTAGAGGAAGGGAAAAAGGACCGTAGGAAAATTGGAAATGGAGAAAGGGAAggagaagggaaagaagaacTGAGAAAGAATAAAACAACGTTGTTTTGAGTGGTTtccaataaattattttaaggACTATTGTGAGTTTTGGAGAACAATTTTACAgacaaatttaaataattattaattttaaggattattttaaaatttgagtgcTAATTCAAggattattttgaaatttaactCAAAATATAATTACTTACAACTTGCTAAAACATGATAAATACAAGTCTAGAATATGACATtcaaaagaatatatatatatatatatctcggTCTTATGTagcttttaattttatcacCACCAAATCTAGAAAGTGTCATATTCCAAGTTTTTTTTACAAAGATGAAGACACAGAGTTAAATGTGAAATGTGCTGAAACCAAACTCGAGCAAGAAGAAATTTTCTAATCATTAACATAGATGTAAAAGTATGTCTTTTGCTTTCAAAGTTGTTGATTTTTGATGCTTAACTAGGGAGTGTACACCTTAACTTTTAGTATTTCATTATCGTACTAAAAGTTTAGGCGTTATTTATCTCTgaacctttttattttataccatctttatttaatattgatcTTTCGTGAATACGAACCAAAACCTTAATTAAGAAGACGAGAGAAAACTTTATTTTCAATCACTTAATCACAaaagtatttatatatttacatAGTATTAAATACATAGACTTATTTAAATATTCTCAAAACAAATCCTACCCCTCTAAAAACGAAAAACAATAAACGATGAGAggaaaataaattctaacaacTCAACTCGTGAACAGAATCTTCTGTATTCCTGTAACTCCGCACTAAACCTTCGCACCTGTAGCTGAAAAGGGAGAAAATAGGGGGTAAGAattggggagttcttagtagggtcagTGTTAGAAGTTAAGTTCGTTTCATTATGTTTCCAGTCAATAACAACAGTCAACAAAGTATAATCCAACTTAGCAATTAGGTTGCGTTTGTTTTTGAGAACAGGATAAGACAAGACACTGAAAATAGAACAGGACAAGACATTGAAGGACAGAgatacaaaattttgtgttattGTATTCTATTTGGTGATAAATTAGAACAAATATGAAAATacaatttattctcattttttttaaaaaaaattgagataaaaaatataatcatgaaaaattaataagaataataaaagaaaaaataaagaataaattgTGTCCCTTGTTAGTGTCTTCGTGTCTTTCCTGTCAagatggacacaaaatacactaattcagtgtTTCTGGACACATTGTCTCTGTCTATGTCTCCTCTACCAAACATGATTCTGTGCTTCTGTGTCACTGTCTCAGTGTCCTATCTTTGTAAACAAACGTAGCCTTACAGAACATAGAATTCAATCACAAGCACACACAATCATAGAAAACACAATCACAAACAAATATGCCTAAagaagtatgatgcatgtctagtcctatacaggccatgagctcatgtgttgGTTTGTTGTCCGATTTTCGACACTAGTCCTAATATAAGCATTTCGTATCGCCGTCCCTATCTTAGCCAACGTTCCATCCATGAGCGTTACGCATTGCCGTCATCATCGGGGAACCTTCCTTTCGGTCTTTCCAGTGAGCGTTACGCATCGCTATCCCCACTGAGCTGTCCATATAGTATCAAGTGAGCGTTACGCATCGCCGTCCCCACTAGACACTTGGCCCTAAGGCCCAAACAACACTCAACTCTGTTTTAATCTTTGCTCTCTGCTCTACTATGATAGAGATCCCTTTAATTAATACCTTCTTTTCTATCTGCTCACCTGTGGTAGACGTTCATCAAATTCTTTTAATCTTTGTTCTCTACTCTCCTGTGGCAGATATTTCTTTTAGtttcttttattctttaattcttttattctCTGTTATTTATTGAATTATATTTCGATTTAACTTAGCAAGCTTTGTTTGAGTTTGGCTTCCAGTGCTATAATCTCTGTAaacaacctctgtcttacaggtgcgACTCTCTTGAGCCGATGTATACAAACATAActtctgtaagcaacctctgtcttacaggtgcAACCATCTCCTAGAGTGGCAGATATATCTCTGAAAAGTAAATCTCGGTGGACTCACCACCATATCTCTCCTTATCTcatttttttgttctttctttctttcttttctatgcTTTGCCCTCCTTTGGCAGGAttcttttaaattcttttaatatttattctctgctctcctgtggcagaggttctttaatatttttcttttctttcttttcttatcattctataatataatttatctCTGCATTATTCCCTCACCTTTTCCTAAGTGTCTTATGAAAaagaattatatattactttaatTAAGTCTGCATTCTCTAAAACTTTTAGGACCACTCTGTTTGTTCTTCTCTgacttataataatattaataatatctctattaattaattttataataaaatattaacaataatataaatagagtaatttaaatgataaataaataatatatatacatattttttttaaaacttagtttataaaatcttatttttaaacttttattaattatttttaaatcacaaactttttaatattctatttttttaaccttaatattttataaaattatattcgAACCCTCActtattttcatatttataaaaataacctgaacttttataaaatacccATTTTTACCCGTGCACTTTATTTATTATCCAAAATGCCCAAAAACTTATATAATTACAAATTGTATCTCgatttttatatacaaatacagtgttacttttcaaaaaaaatttaaatattaatcttTCTCTTATACCAAAACCAAAACCCTTAACCCTTCCCTTTCAAAATATTACTTGTATTTTTAATCCATTTTTGAGTCTTTCGGTTACCGATTTTTTACAACTTTAATTTAATCTCTCTGTCATCACACCGCGCCAATTTATACTTTATCCTTAATAATATTCCAATCTAAAAATCATCAAACACTCCAGCTGGCCGTTCATTCATAGTCGACCCAAAATCTCAAGcaaacaacaataattcaacaTAAACTCATTTAAATTCAAACGATAATCAATCAAACTAACATTCATTCATCCAATTCACTttaaatagttataaaattaccAAACCCTACCTTCGTGTAGAAATCACAACAACGGAAACTCCATAGAAACTTTCTGAGCAAGTTGTTGAAGAGAAAAACGTCAGAAATTATCAGTGCCTCCTAGAACTCCAATTGACCAAACTCAAGGGAAAGGAGAGCTACGTCACCATCAGCTTCCACCAAACAAAAGTAATGCCAACGTGTAGATAAGAAAGATATAAACACTTTTATcggattatattttttattggagtttgACAATCagattttctatcggtaaagaatttcacaaatatgATCGCATtataagtatagtttctaaaccaacagagaatcctttcgtacaaaagttttggttgtcacaagtaacaaacccttgataaaattgataatcgaagtatttaaacctcgagtcgtcttctcaaggaattgcagggatgtgtttttattattggttatacaaaggtatattttggagtttttaaaagggttgaacaagtaatttaattgacaagaaaaataaattaataattaataaaactcttggcaaggtatgagagtAAGAAGtgctatcctagttatccttatcaatggtgatgagaattgggttttaatccaacttagttaacctttactaaacaaaggaaggtcaagtggactaatcaatttgGTCCTTCacgtcctagtcaattcctaagaaaagactagagtcattggaattcaaatcaattagcaaaaataacaattatcaatcacgatgagtttgataactcatgAGTCTCCAATTGATCAACCAAAGataagaatgtaaaaagctgAATAAAAATCAcagatctgaaatacctcaaattgcattaataaaaggaaatcaatctaaacataaagagttcataaactaaattgagaaaataaataaaaggaacattgaacctgtgatttgaagaagatgaattccTAATTCTAATAGAAATCctgatcctaatcctaatcttaagagagaggagagaacctctctctctaaaaactacatctaaaaacctaaaattatgaattatccGCTTCTGCTCAATATCCATtaagtctctgcatgttccctggctttaTTCTGTGTTTTTGGGACGAAAATTGAGTCAAAACGCGGCCTAAAATCGTCCCCAGTGTTTCCTGAATTTCctctccacgcgtgcgcgtcaggcacgcgctcGCATCGTTTGCGCGAACTCtaatccacgcgtacgtgtcaagCACACATACGCGTCGATGTGATTTTGTCCAATTCGCGTGGTCGcatgagccatgcgtccgcgtcggtattcgttggtcatctctttggtttcttgtgttccatccatttttgcaagttttctctccattctctaagccattcctccCTTATGAAACCCGAAACACTTAACATACGGATCACGgaatcgaatggtataaaggagaattaaaatacataattaaaagatatctaggaagcaagttttcaatcagaGAACTAAACTAAGAaagaattgtaaaatcatgcaaatcatatgaataagtgggcaaaaatttgataaaaattactcaattaaacataatataaactataaaatagtggttaaTCAGAGTTACAGATCTCAAAAAATCAAGCTCAGAAATATTGGTGAGGGTCACGTGTCTATGGAGGTTTCCAATATGGTTTCACGCTCTCCCTCTCTATTTGTTCTTTTTTGGCTTCGGTGGTTTTTAATTGATCATGAAAGAAGTTTGATAATTATCTAACTTAATGATAATGATGTGTCATgctttataataataataatatttataaaaattaatttaaattttgtctattaaaatagtttttaatcaCAAATCATATTTATTGAATGTACACTTCAACAAATTTTATGGTAGGGACAtgtatcaaaaaaataaaaatatgtgtAGCCTGTTTAACTGTTGAAACCCTTTGAATAAGCATTGAGCTAAGAGTGAGAAATCGAAGAAAGAGTGTAATCAATGTACAACACTTGCCCATCTTTTTGGCGAGGATAAAGAAATTAGAATGAGAAAGTTAAAAGTTGAAAAGGTTCTGAAAATCGGACCGGATCGACTGGTTTGATTGGTTTAATTGCAAACCAACGATACAAGCGGTCTGATTCTCTTCTATTAACCGCTGGAAAAAAATCGTAAAAAAATCGATAAATCGGCTGAAAATCGACCGGTTAGATCGGACCGGTGACTGGCTGGTTCTTCTAAAACAGTAAAATGGCaccatttttaattgttaaaaaaaaaacccgACCCGATTACCACTCGTGAATCCCCCTTCTTCCCCATTTATTCATCTCAGTCTCACACTCTCACTAATCATAGCCCTTTGGAAGCATTCCCAAATCCCAGCCCAGTAGCCACTGCCGTCGCCGGGGTTCTCAGGTCGTCAGTGCCACCGTCGTTGCCTGGTCTCTTCCCCCATTCATTCATCTCAGTCTCATACTCTCACTAACCCTAGCCCTCTAAGCATTCTCAAATCCCAGCCAAGTAGCCACCGCTGTCGCCGGGGTTCTCAGGTCGTCAGCGCCACCGCAGTCGCCTGGTCTCTTCCCCCATTCATTCATCTCAGTCTCACACTCTCACTAACCCTAGCCCTCCGAAGCATTCCCA includes:
- the LOC130960528 gene encoding 60S ribosomal protein L27a-3-like; this translates as MTTRLKKNRKKRGHVSAGHGRIGKHRKHPGGRGNAGGMHHHRILFDKYHPGYFGKVGMRYFNKHRNKFYCPTVNIDQLWSLVPQEVKDKASAEKKAPLIDVTQNGYFKVLGKGVLPQNQPVVVKAKLISKLAEKKIKDNGGAVLLTA